One genomic segment of Ricinus communis isolate WT05 ecotype wild-type chromosome 5, ASM1957865v1, whole genome shotgun sequence includes these proteins:
- the LOC8280552 gene encoding DNA repair protein UVH3 isoform X1: MGVQGLWDLLAPVGRRVSVETLSGKKLAIDASIWIVQFMKAMRNEKGEMVRNAHLLGFFRRICKLLYLRTKPVFVFDGATPALKRRTVIARRRQRESAQAKIRKTAEKLLLNHLKSMRLKELAKDLENQRRKQKIDDAKGKKILLEESKIENNDEDVENYDQEILDEMLAASIAAEDERRFSNTASASAVQDPEVDDDGDDEIIVPEMDGSVDPAILVSLPPSMQDVLMRERLTVDKKKHDQGANKDIGKQNEDHTSNGNVKEVLIDLIDMERTDLERDDVVAESYNQEKLDEMLAASIAAEEDVISINTASTSAAAIPSEEEGNDEVEEMILPEICGKVDPTVLAALPPSMQLDLLVQMRERLIAENRQKYQKVKKAPEKFSELQIEAYLKTVAFRREIDHVQKAAAGNGVGGVQSSRIASEANREFIFSSSFTGDKQLLTSTGVQRNGNKQQQAPTMNPTFDSMNCVTSTSKSNAVSGSVQDEPRRVFDEDVETYLDENGRIRVSRVRAMGMRMTRDLQRNLDLMKEIEQERTHAIETAPSQSELTRDKIGSPKSFPSKKLHVESSHDKHSDSVKLNERNQQSMLNDEGSIQISFEADGRSKCLDSDDDVFTSLVAGQPVNIPSVDNITSRIQTSDSASDGDWEEGTIETRGNSSSNNLALETNPPLKEKNISDDSEVEWEDGGGDHENSSFPSESKMPASRGYMEEEADLQEAIRRSLEDLGGEIFNNTLSEHEKLKISDKNVYKDVGFLDQEDNTGGLILPEKDVTQQDQPFSEISATGKIDKVGQYDISQVFSSQSQLAFSEAHDPDNMDILTNKLYERDMGSNDGQPSRALNMEGSVCRGMSSAESAAPLETHVILKQFSETNVEDMGLSTSTKMRSGISNISKAAWSNVSFASSIDDDRNKVEAEPSVLVNEEKRPETYCQSVKITNPSTSIMEPSINLAIGTDVESKLAGEKNSGNLFNEKKQDMEKVVSNENLREDFSEVTLQEEILILGQERMNLGSEQKKLERNAESVSSEMFAECQELLQMFGLPYIIAPMEAEAQCAYMELANLVDGVVTDDSDVFLFGARNVYKNIFDDRKYVETYFMKDIERELGLTREKLIRMALLLGSDYTEGISGIGIVNAIEVVNAFPEEDGLEKFREWIYSPDPTILGKLDVRDGRSMRRKGESDSANNNVVDSFGKKVSESHKEEDSADHTQEIRQIFMDKHRNVSKNWHVPSSFPSEAVISAYMSPQVDKSTEPFTWGKPDLHVLRRICWEKFAWGVQKSDELLLPVLKEYNKHETQLRLEAFYTSNERFAKIRSRRIKKALKGITGYQSSEMMDDDVKDSSKSRKKRTIGPGESVDSEPDAALKREREGLFSDKTDSLEKSTTKRSRKRTAGQPVLTERENPGQHLQAEGRRKTHKGQCGDGRGKGRGRGRGRGRGRGKGSGIELSDSSYDYVSGDDDELEVRIEKSEGPQELRRSTRSRKPANYTLDGFKVDVDSAVDRGDKQSNESAAELDLFGVIGKSTDASSCLNGKEQHKVEDALPEDFSKDYLENGQHCLTDDNGSEPKYPGGASVSKDYLKMGGGFCMDESETCTDQDAAHSPSMPAFEEMADASNVSGSMEETDRGEGLLPLVCSIKRTLNDMQDGGKTNAHDAEPSTDCLNATDIGDHSEASLCLPETTGSKTIAPTLSAMPFLKRKRRN; encoded by the exons aTGGGAGTCCAGGGTCTGTGGGACCTACTAGCTCCCGTCGGACGCCGCGTATCCGTCGAAACCCTCTCCGGCAAAAAACTTGCTATAG ATGCGAGTATATGGATTGTACAATTTATGAAAGCAATGAGAAACGAGAAAGGAGAAATGGTACGGAACGCACATTTGCTAGGGTTCTTTCGAAGAATTTGCAAGCTTTTGTATTTGAGAACTAAGCCTGTTTTCGTCTTCGATGGAGCCACTCCTGCTTTGAAGCGCCGCACCGTTATTGCGCGACGGAGGCAGCGTGAGAGCGCTCAGGCTAAGATTCGAAAAACCGCTGAGAAATTACTACTTAATCAT CTCAAGTCAATGAGGCTAAAAGAATTGGCAAAGGATCTTGAGAACCAGAGAAGAAAACAGAAGATTGATGATGCTAAGGGTAAGAAGATTTTGTTGGAAGAAAGCAAAATAGAGAATAATGATGAGGATGTGGAGAATTATGATCAGGAAATCTTGGATGAAAT GTTGGCAGCATCTATTGCAGCTGAGGACGAAAGGCGCTTTAGTAACACTGCATCAGCATCTGCTGTTCAGGATCCGGAGGTAGATGATGATGGGGATGATGAGATTATAGTG ccAGAAATGGATGGAAGTGTTGATCCAGCTATCTTGGTTTCTTTGCCTCCATCCATGCAAGATGTTCTT ATGCGAGAGAGGTTGACGGtggataaaaaaaaacatgatcAAGGAGCCAATAAG GATATTGGAAAACAGAATGAGGATCACACGAGTAATGGAAATGTTAAGGAGGTCTTGATAGATCTAATAGACATGGAAAGGACTGATTTAGAGAGGGATGATGTGGTAGCAGAGAGTTACAACCAGGAAAAGCTAGATGAAAT GTTGGCAGCATCTATTGCGGCCGAGGAGGATGTGATTTCAATTAATACTGCCTCGACATCTGCTGCTGCAATTCCTTCTGAGGAGGAAGGCAATGATGAAGTTGAAGAAATGATACTG CCAGAAATCTGTGGGAAAGTTGATCCCACTGTCTTAGCAGCTCTGCCACCATCAATGCAACTCGATCTTCTTGTTCAG ATGAGAGAGAGATTGATTGctgaaaatagacaaaaatatcaaaaagtcAAGAAG GCACCTGAAAAATTTTCTGAGCTACAAATAGAGGCTTACCTGAAAACTGTTGCTTTCCGCCGGGAAATAGATCATGTGCAAAAAGCTGCAGCTGGGAATGGTGTCGGTGGTGTTCAGTCTTCACGAATAGCGTCCGAAGCCAATAGAGAATTTATCTTCTCTTCATCTTTTACAGGGGACAAACA ATTGTTGACGTCTACTGGAGTGCAGAGAAATGGAAATAAGCAACAACAGGCACCTACAATGAATCCTACTTTCGATTCTATGAATTGTGTTACGTCTACTAGTAAGTCAAATGCTGTTTCAGGATCAGTCCAGGATGAACCTAGAAGGGTATTTGATGAAGATGTTGAGACATATCTGGATGAAAATGGTCGTATTCGAGTTAGTAGAGTGAGAGCTATGGGGATGCGCATGACGCGTGATTTGCAAAGGAACTTGGatttaatgaaagaaattgaaCAAGAGAGAACACATGCGATTGAGACTGCACCTTCTCAGTCTGAGCTGACCAGAGATAAGATTGGTTCTCCAAAAAGCTTTCCCAGTAAAAAACTGCATGTAGAAAGTTCACATGACAAACATAGTGACTCTGTTAAACTGAACGAGAGAAATCAGCAGTCTATGTTAAATGATGAGGGTTCTATACAGATATCTTTTGAAGCTGATGGCAGAAGTAAGTGTCTTGACAGTGATGATGATGTATTTACCTCTTTAGTTGCTGGGCAACCTGTTAACATCCCTTCTGTTGACAATATTACATCAAGAATTCAGACTTCAGATTCTGCTTCAGATGGTGATTGGGAAGAAGGAACTATTGAAACAAGAGGTAATAGCTCTTCTAATAATTTGGCGTTAGAAACTAATCCCCCACTTAAGGAAAAAAACATTAGTGATGATAGTGAAGTAGAATGGGAAGATGGAGGTGGTGATCATGAAAATTCTTCATTCCCATCTGAATCAAAAATGCCGGCTTCCAGAGGTTATATGGAGGAAGAGGCTGATTTGCAAGAAGCAATAAGGAGAAGTCTTGAGGATCTTGGGGGTGAGATATTCAATAACACACTATCTGAgcatgaaaaattaaaaatctctGACAAAAATGTTTACAAGGATGTTGGGTTCCTTGATCAAGAAGACAATACTGGTGGGCTAATTCTGCCTGAGAAGGATGTGACCCAACAAGATCAACCTTTCTCTGAAATTTCGGCAACTGGAAAGATTGACAAGGTGGGTCAATATGATATCTCTCAGGTCTTTTCTTCACAGAGCCAGTTAGCGTTTTCTGAGGCACATGATCCTGATAACATGGACATCCtgacaaataaattatatgaaagAGATATGGGCTCAAATGATGGACAACCAAGTCGAGCTTTAAATATGGAGGGGAGTGTCTGCAGAGGAATGTCATCTGCAGAATCAGCTGCTCCCTTGGAAACCCATGTGATTTTAAAGCAATTTTCAGAAACTAATGTTGAGGATATGGGGCTATCTACCTCAACTAAGATGCGATCAGGAATTTCCAATATTTCTAAAGCAGCATGGAGTAATGTGTCTTTTGCTAGCTCAATTGATGATGATAGAAATAAAGTAGAAGCAGAACCATCTGTATTGGTCAATGAGGAAAAAAGACCCGAAACATATTGTCAATCAGTTAAGATAACCAACCCTTCAACATCTATTATGGAGCCATCCATAAATTTGGCAATTGGCACTGATGTTGAGTCGAAGTTGGCTGGAGAAAAAAATTCTGGTAATCTATTTAATGAAAAGAAGCAGGACATGGAAAAAGTTGTGAGCAATGAGAATCTAAGGGAGGATTTCTCAGAGGTCACTTTGCAGGAGGAAATACTGATTCTTGGTCAAGAAAGAATGAATCTAGGATCTGAACAGAAGAAGCTTGAACGCAATGCAGAATCAGTTAGCAGTGAGATGTTTGCTGAATGTCAA GAACTGTTGCAGATGTTTGGCTTACCATATATCATAGCACCAATGGAAGCAGAGGCTCAATGTGCTTACATGGAACTTGCAAATCTTGTTGATGGTGTTGTGACTGATGACTCTGATGTGTTCTTATTTGGGGCCCGAAATGTCTACAAGAACATTTTTGATGACCGCAAATATGTTGAGACATACTTCATGAAG GATATTGAAAGAGAGCTAGGCTTAAccagagaaaaattaattcGAATGGCGTTACTTCTTGGGAGTGATTATACTGAGGGCATTAG TGGGATTGGTATTGTTAATGCTATTGAGGTCGTGAATGCATTCCCGGAAGAGGATGGCCTTGAGAAATTCCGGGAATGGATCTACTCACCAGATCCGACTATTTTGGGGAAGCTGGATGTGCGCGATGGTAGAAGTATGAGAAGAAAAGGCGAGTCAGATTCTGCAAATAACAATGTAGTTGATTCATTTGGGAAGAAAGTCTCAGAATCTCACAAGGAAGAAGATTCTGCAGATCACACTCAAGAAATAAGGCAGATTTTCATGGATAAACAT AGAAATGTAAGCAAGAACTGGCAtgttccttcttcttttccaAGTGAAGCAGTCATTTCTGCGTATATGTCTCCACAAGTGGACAAATCAACTGAGCCTTTCACATGGGGGAAACCAGATCTTCATGTTCTTCGCAG AATATGCTGGGAAAAGTTTGCATGGGGCGTCCAAAAGTCAGATGAGTTGCTATTACCTGTTCTGAAAGAGTACAATAAACATGAG ACTCAACTGCGGCTGGAAGCATTTTACACTTCCAACGAAAGATTTGCAAAAATTCGCAGTAGGAGAATCAAGAAAGCCCTTAAAGGGATCACAGGATATCAATCCTCAGAGATGATGGATGATGATGTGAAAGATTCTTCTAAaagtagaaagaaaagaacaattgGGCCTGGTGAATCTGTCGACTCCGAACCAGATGCGGCTTTAAAGAGAGAAAGGGAAGGTCTTTTCAGTGATAAGACAGACTCCTTGGAAAAATCTACTACAAAGCGGTCTAGGAAAAGGACTGCTGGACAACCTGTTTTGACTGAAAGGGAGAATCCGGGACAGCACTTGCAGGCAGAGGGTAGGCGAAAGACCCATAAAGGACAATGTGGGGATGGAAGAGGTAAAGGAAGAGGGAGAGGCCGCGGAAGAGGGAGAGGAAGGGGAAAAGGCAGTGGAATTGAACTATCTGATTCCAGCTATGATTATGTCAgtggtgatgatgatgagctGGAAGTTCGTATTGAGAAGTCAGAAGGGCCACAAGAATTACGAAGG TCAACGCGCTCGAGGAAACCTGCAAATTACACTCTGGATGGCTTCAAAGTTGATGTAGACAGCGCTGTAGATCGAGGTGATAAACAGTCTAATGAATCAGCGGCAGAACTAGACTTATTTGGAGTTATAGGGAAAAGTACAGATGCCAGTAGTTGCCTCAATGGCAAGGAACAGCATAAAGTGGAAGACGCACTACCTGAGGACTTCTCTAAAGATTATCTTGAAAATGGACAGCATTGTTTGACTGATGATAATGGAAGTGAGCCTAAATATCCAGGTGGAGCTAGTGTCTCTAAAGATTACCTTAAAATGGGAGGTGGGTTTTGCATGGATGAAAGTGAGACATGCACCGACCAAGATGCTGCCCATAGCCCATCTATGCCTGCTTTCGAGGAAATGGCTGATGCTTCCAACGTCTCTGGAAGTATGGAAGAAACTGATAGGGGTGAGGGTTTGCTGCCATTAGTTTGTAGCATCAAAAGAACTTTGAATGATATGCAAGATGGAGGAAAGACAAACGCACATGATGCTGAGCCGAGTACGGATTGTCTAAATGCAACAGACATCGGTGATCATTCCGAAGCCAGTCTGTGTCTGCCAGAAACCACTGGGAGTAAAACCATAGCTCCCACGCTCAGTGCGATGCCTTTTCTGAAAAGAAAACGGAGGAACTGA
- the LOC8280552 gene encoding DNA repair protein UVH3 isoform X3: MGVQGLWDLLAPVGRRVSVETLSGKKLAIDASIWIVQFMKAMRNEKGEMVRNAHLLGFFRRICKLLYLRTKPVFVFDGATPALKRRTVIARRRQRESAQAKIRKTAEKLLLNHLKSMRLKELAKDLENQRRKQKIDDAKGKKILLEESKIENNDEDVENYDQEILDEMLAASIAAEDERRFSNTASASAVQDPEVDDDGDDEIIVMRERLTVDKKKHDQGANKDIGKQNEDHTSNGNVKEVLIDLIDMERTDLERDDVVAESYNQEKLDEMLAASIAAEEDVISINTASTSAAAIPSEEEGNDEVEEMILPEICGKVDPTVLAALPPSMQLDLLVQMRERLIAENRQKYQKVKKAPEKFSELQIEAYLKTVAFRREIDHVQKAAAGNGVGGVQSSRIASEANREFIFSSSFTGDKQLLTSTGVQRNGNKQQQAPTMNPTFDSMNCVTSTSKSNAVSGSVQDEPRRVFDEDVETYLDENGRIRVSRVRAMGMRMTRDLQRNLDLMKEIEQERTHAIETAPSQSELTRDKIGSPKSFPSKKLHVESSHDKHSDSVKLNERNQQSMLNDEGSIQISFEADGRSKCLDSDDDVFTSLVAGQPVNIPSVDNITSRIQTSDSASDGDWEEGTIETRGNSSSNNLALETNPPLKEKNISDDSEVEWEDGGGDHENSSFPSESKMPASRGYMEEEADLQEAIRRSLEDLGGEIFNNTLSEHEKLKISDKNVYKDVGFLDQEDNTGGLILPEKDVTQQDQPFSEISATGKIDKVGQYDISQVFSSQSQLAFSEAHDPDNMDILTNKLYERDMGSNDGQPSRALNMEGSVCRGMSSAESAAPLETHVILKQFSETNVEDMGLSTSTKMRSGISNISKAAWSNVSFASSIDDDRNKVEAEPSVLVNEEKRPETYCQSVKITNPSTSIMEPSINLAIGTDVESKLAGEKNSGNLFNEKKQDMEKVVSNENLREDFSEVTLQEEILILGQERMNLGSEQKKLERNAESVSSEMFAECQELLQMFGLPYIIAPMEAEAQCAYMELANLVDGVVTDDSDVFLFGARNVYKNIFDDRKYVETYFMKDIERELGLTREKLIRMALLLGSDYTEGISGIGIVNAIEVVNAFPEEDGLEKFREWIYSPDPTILGKLDVRDGRSMRRKGESDSANNNVVDSFGKKVSESHKEEDSADHTQEIRQIFMDKHRNVSKNWHVPSSFPSEAVISAYMSPQVDKSTEPFTWGKPDLHVLRRICWEKFAWGVQKSDELLLPVLKEYNKHETQLRLEAFYTSNERFAKIRSRRIKKALKGITGYQSSEMMDDDVKDSSKSRKKRTIGPGESVDSEPDAALKREREGLFSDKTDSLEKSTTKRSRKRTAGQPVLTERENPGQHLQAEGRRKTHKGQCGDGRGKGRGRGRGRGRGRGKGSGIELSDSSYDYVSGDDDELEVRIEKSEGPQELRRSTRSRKPANYTLDGFKVDVDSAVDRGDKQSNESAAELDLFGVIGKSTDASSCLNGKEQHKVEDALPEDFSKDYLENGQHCLTDDNGSEPKYPGGASVSKDYLKMGGGFCMDESETCTDQDAAHSPSMPAFEEMADASNVSGSMEETDRGEGLLPLVCSIKRTLNDMQDGGKTNAHDAEPSTDCLNATDIGDHSEASLCLPETTGSKTIAPTLSAMPFLKRKRRN; the protein is encoded by the exons aTGGGAGTCCAGGGTCTGTGGGACCTACTAGCTCCCGTCGGACGCCGCGTATCCGTCGAAACCCTCTCCGGCAAAAAACTTGCTATAG ATGCGAGTATATGGATTGTACAATTTATGAAAGCAATGAGAAACGAGAAAGGAGAAATGGTACGGAACGCACATTTGCTAGGGTTCTTTCGAAGAATTTGCAAGCTTTTGTATTTGAGAACTAAGCCTGTTTTCGTCTTCGATGGAGCCACTCCTGCTTTGAAGCGCCGCACCGTTATTGCGCGACGGAGGCAGCGTGAGAGCGCTCAGGCTAAGATTCGAAAAACCGCTGAGAAATTACTACTTAATCAT CTCAAGTCAATGAGGCTAAAAGAATTGGCAAAGGATCTTGAGAACCAGAGAAGAAAACAGAAGATTGATGATGCTAAGGGTAAGAAGATTTTGTTGGAAGAAAGCAAAATAGAGAATAATGATGAGGATGTGGAGAATTATGATCAGGAAATCTTGGATGAAAT GTTGGCAGCATCTATTGCAGCTGAGGACGAAAGGCGCTTTAGTAACACTGCATCAGCATCTGCTGTTCAGGATCCGGAGGTAGATGATGATGGGGATGATGAGATTATAGTG ATGCGAGAGAGGTTGACGGtggataaaaaaaaacatgatcAAGGAGCCAATAAG GATATTGGAAAACAGAATGAGGATCACACGAGTAATGGAAATGTTAAGGAGGTCTTGATAGATCTAATAGACATGGAAAGGACTGATTTAGAGAGGGATGATGTGGTAGCAGAGAGTTACAACCAGGAAAAGCTAGATGAAAT GTTGGCAGCATCTATTGCGGCCGAGGAGGATGTGATTTCAATTAATACTGCCTCGACATCTGCTGCTGCAATTCCTTCTGAGGAGGAAGGCAATGATGAAGTTGAAGAAATGATACTG CCAGAAATCTGTGGGAAAGTTGATCCCACTGTCTTAGCAGCTCTGCCACCATCAATGCAACTCGATCTTCTTGTTCAG ATGAGAGAGAGATTGATTGctgaaaatagacaaaaatatcaaaaagtcAAGAAG GCACCTGAAAAATTTTCTGAGCTACAAATAGAGGCTTACCTGAAAACTGTTGCTTTCCGCCGGGAAATAGATCATGTGCAAAAAGCTGCAGCTGGGAATGGTGTCGGTGGTGTTCAGTCTTCACGAATAGCGTCCGAAGCCAATAGAGAATTTATCTTCTCTTCATCTTTTACAGGGGACAAACA ATTGTTGACGTCTACTGGAGTGCAGAGAAATGGAAATAAGCAACAACAGGCACCTACAATGAATCCTACTTTCGATTCTATGAATTGTGTTACGTCTACTAGTAAGTCAAATGCTGTTTCAGGATCAGTCCAGGATGAACCTAGAAGGGTATTTGATGAAGATGTTGAGACATATCTGGATGAAAATGGTCGTATTCGAGTTAGTAGAGTGAGAGCTATGGGGATGCGCATGACGCGTGATTTGCAAAGGAACTTGGatttaatgaaagaaattgaaCAAGAGAGAACACATGCGATTGAGACTGCACCTTCTCAGTCTGAGCTGACCAGAGATAAGATTGGTTCTCCAAAAAGCTTTCCCAGTAAAAAACTGCATGTAGAAAGTTCACATGACAAACATAGTGACTCTGTTAAACTGAACGAGAGAAATCAGCAGTCTATGTTAAATGATGAGGGTTCTATACAGATATCTTTTGAAGCTGATGGCAGAAGTAAGTGTCTTGACAGTGATGATGATGTATTTACCTCTTTAGTTGCTGGGCAACCTGTTAACATCCCTTCTGTTGACAATATTACATCAAGAATTCAGACTTCAGATTCTGCTTCAGATGGTGATTGGGAAGAAGGAACTATTGAAACAAGAGGTAATAGCTCTTCTAATAATTTGGCGTTAGAAACTAATCCCCCACTTAAGGAAAAAAACATTAGTGATGATAGTGAAGTAGAATGGGAAGATGGAGGTGGTGATCATGAAAATTCTTCATTCCCATCTGAATCAAAAATGCCGGCTTCCAGAGGTTATATGGAGGAAGAGGCTGATTTGCAAGAAGCAATAAGGAGAAGTCTTGAGGATCTTGGGGGTGAGATATTCAATAACACACTATCTGAgcatgaaaaattaaaaatctctGACAAAAATGTTTACAAGGATGTTGGGTTCCTTGATCAAGAAGACAATACTGGTGGGCTAATTCTGCCTGAGAAGGATGTGACCCAACAAGATCAACCTTTCTCTGAAATTTCGGCAACTGGAAAGATTGACAAGGTGGGTCAATATGATATCTCTCAGGTCTTTTCTTCACAGAGCCAGTTAGCGTTTTCTGAGGCACATGATCCTGATAACATGGACATCCtgacaaataaattatatgaaagAGATATGGGCTCAAATGATGGACAACCAAGTCGAGCTTTAAATATGGAGGGGAGTGTCTGCAGAGGAATGTCATCTGCAGAATCAGCTGCTCCCTTGGAAACCCATGTGATTTTAAAGCAATTTTCAGAAACTAATGTTGAGGATATGGGGCTATCTACCTCAACTAAGATGCGATCAGGAATTTCCAATATTTCTAAAGCAGCATGGAGTAATGTGTCTTTTGCTAGCTCAATTGATGATGATAGAAATAAAGTAGAAGCAGAACCATCTGTATTGGTCAATGAGGAAAAAAGACCCGAAACATATTGTCAATCAGTTAAGATAACCAACCCTTCAACATCTATTATGGAGCCATCCATAAATTTGGCAATTGGCACTGATGTTGAGTCGAAGTTGGCTGGAGAAAAAAATTCTGGTAATCTATTTAATGAAAAGAAGCAGGACATGGAAAAAGTTGTGAGCAATGAGAATCTAAGGGAGGATTTCTCAGAGGTCACTTTGCAGGAGGAAATACTGATTCTTGGTCAAGAAAGAATGAATCTAGGATCTGAACAGAAGAAGCTTGAACGCAATGCAGAATCAGTTAGCAGTGAGATGTTTGCTGAATGTCAA GAACTGTTGCAGATGTTTGGCTTACCATATATCATAGCACCAATGGAAGCAGAGGCTCAATGTGCTTACATGGAACTTGCAAATCTTGTTGATGGTGTTGTGACTGATGACTCTGATGTGTTCTTATTTGGGGCCCGAAATGTCTACAAGAACATTTTTGATGACCGCAAATATGTTGAGACATACTTCATGAAG GATATTGAAAGAGAGCTAGGCTTAAccagagaaaaattaattcGAATGGCGTTACTTCTTGGGAGTGATTATACTGAGGGCATTAG TGGGATTGGTATTGTTAATGCTATTGAGGTCGTGAATGCATTCCCGGAAGAGGATGGCCTTGAGAAATTCCGGGAATGGATCTACTCACCAGATCCGACTATTTTGGGGAAGCTGGATGTGCGCGATGGTAGAAGTATGAGAAGAAAAGGCGAGTCAGATTCTGCAAATAACAATGTAGTTGATTCATTTGGGAAGAAAGTCTCAGAATCTCACAAGGAAGAAGATTCTGCAGATCACACTCAAGAAATAAGGCAGATTTTCATGGATAAACAT AGAAATGTAAGCAAGAACTGGCAtgttccttcttcttttccaAGTGAAGCAGTCATTTCTGCGTATATGTCTCCACAAGTGGACAAATCAACTGAGCCTTTCACATGGGGGAAACCAGATCTTCATGTTCTTCGCAG AATATGCTGGGAAAAGTTTGCATGGGGCGTCCAAAAGTCAGATGAGTTGCTATTACCTGTTCTGAAAGAGTACAATAAACATGAG ACTCAACTGCGGCTGGAAGCATTTTACACTTCCAACGAAAGATTTGCAAAAATTCGCAGTAGGAGAATCAAGAAAGCCCTTAAAGGGATCACAGGATATCAATCCTCAGAGATGATGGATGATGATGTGAAAGATTCTTCTAAaagtagaaagaaaagaacaattgGGCCTGGTGAATCTGTCGACTCCGAACCAGATGCGGCTTTAAAGAGAGAAAGGGAAGGTCTTTTCAGTGATAAGACAGACTCCTTGGAAAAATCTACTACAAAGCGGTCTAGGAAAAGGACTGCTGGACAACCTGTTTTGACTGAAAGGGAGAATCCGGGACAGCACTTGCAGGCAGAGGGTAGGCGAAAGACCCATAAAGGACAATGTGGGGATGGAAGAGGTAAAGGAAGAGGGAGAGGCCGCGGAAGAGGGAGAGGAAGGGGAAAAGGCAGTGGAATTGAACTATCTGATTCCAGCTATGATTATGTCAgtggtgatgatgatgagctGGAAGTTCGTATTGAGAAGTCAGAAGGGCCACAAGAATTACGAAGG TCAACGCGCTCGAGGAAACCTGCAAATTACACTCTGGATGGCTTCAAAGTTGATGTAGACAGCGCTGTAGATCGAGGTGATAAACAGTCTAATGAATCAGCGGCAGAACTAGACTTATTTGGAGTTATAGGGAAAAGTACAGATGCCAGTAGTTGCCTCAATGGCAAGGAACAGCATAAAGTGGAAGACGCACTACCTGAGGACTTCTCTAAAGATTATCTTGAAAATGGACAGCATTGTTTGACTGATGATAATGGAAGTGAGCCTAAATATCCAGGTGGAGCTAGTGTCTCTAAAGATTACCTTAAAATGGGAGGTGGGTTTTGCATGGATGAAAGTGAGACATGCACCGACCAAGATGCTGCCCATAGCCCATCTATGCCTGCTTTCGAGGAAATGGCTGATGCTTCCAACGTCTCTGGAAGTATGGAAGAAACTGATAGGGGTGAGGGTTTGCTGCCATTAGTTTGTAGCATCAAAAGAACTTTGAATGATATGCAAGATGGAGGAAAGACAAACGCACATGATGCTGAGCCGAGTACGGATTGTCTAAATGCAACAGACATCGGTGATCATTCCGAAGCCAGTCTGTGTCTGCCAGAAACCACTGGGAGTAAAACCATAGCTCCCACGCTCAGTGCGATGCCTTTTCTGAAAAGAAAACGGAGGAACTGA